A segment of the Streptomyces dengpaensis genome:
GAGCCAGAACCGTTCGACGTCGCGGAACAGGACGATGTCGCCCTTCTTGTAGCTGGTCTGCGTCGGCGTGGTCTGCGTGCGCGGCTGCTGTGCCACGTTGTGTCCTTCCGTCGAAGTGCGCCGGCTCTGGGCTGTTCCCTGGCCGGGACGTGCGAAAGACCGGCAGCCCGTTGCGCGGGCGTCCGGCTGGTGGCGGTGCTGCGGGGCGGACAACAACTTCCGTTCCGCTCCCGGCAGACGGGAGGGGAGCGGTCAGACCGCCGTGAGTCGGCGCGGGGCGATGATCTGGCCGTCGGGGAGCAGCTCGCCGGTGTCCTCGAAGAGGAGGACCCCGTTGCACAGCAGGCTCCAGCCCTGCTCCGGGTGGCCGGCCACGGTGTGGGCGGCCTCGCGGTCGGGGCTGTCGACGGTGGGGCACTTCGGCGTGTGCATGCACAGGGTGGTCGCGGCCATGGATGAACTCCCTCGAGGCGGTTGGATGAGGTACGGACCGGAAGGCAGCAGCACGAAGTGGCCGGCTGCTGGGTGCGGTCCCTGCGTTCTCCGCCGCCACCGGACCGCGAGGGCCAGTGGCGTCCGGGCAGCGCAGGGCTGCGGGTGGGGTAGGTTGTCAGGCGCTCGCCTTGCGGCCGCGGTTGCGGGCGGCGCGGCGCTTCATCCGGCGCCGGTCGTCCTCGTCCAAGCCGCCCCACACGCCGGACTCCTGACCGGACTCCAGCGCCCACTGAGCGCACTGTTCGATCACCGGGCACCTGCGGCAG
Coding sequences within it:
- a CDS encoding DUF5999 family protein, giving the protein MCMHTPKCPTVDSPDREAAHTVAGHPEQGWSLLCNGVLLFEDTGELLPDGQIIAPRRLTAV
- a CDS encoding WhiB family transcriptional regulator encodes the protein MDWRHNAVCREEDPELFFPIGNTGPALLQIEEAKAVCRRCPVIEQCAQWALESGQESGVWGGLDEDDRRRMKRRAARNRGRKASA